A portion of the Acidihalobacter yilgarnensis genome contains these proteins:
- the thiL gene encoding thiamine-phosphate kinase, with amino-acid sequence MSGEFDLIARHFSRCPPRDDVCLGVGDDAALLRPPSGQVLVATVDTLIAGVHFPEQTAPEDIGHKSLAVNLSDLAAMGAEPAWVTLAISLPKVDDRWLYAFAEGFYALAARHRVALVGGDTTRGPLCITVQALGWVPEGEALRRTGARPGDDIYVTGTLGDAGLGLAVVQSRIQVDPAHREALLARLNRPEPRIETGLALRGLASAAIDISDGLAADLGHLLEASGVGARVELDRLPRSDAVRLADPHGRLALTAGDDYELAFTLPPGCEADLARYAERLPPYTRIGRVEAVPGLRLIDAQGNPFAFSHRGYDHFRES; translated from the coding sequence ATGTCCGGCGAATTCGACTTGATCGCCCGCCACTTCTCACGCTGTCCGCCGCGCGACGATGTGTGCCTGGGCGTGGGCGACGATGCGGCGTTGTTACGCCCGCCGTCCGGGCAGGTGCTGGTCGCTACGGTGGATACGCTGATCGCCGGCGTGCACTTTCCGGAGCAAACCGCTCCCGAGGACATCGGCCACAAATCATTGGCGGTAAACCTCAGCGATCTGGCCGCGATGGGTGCCGAACCCGCTTGGGTCACACTTGCTATTTCCCTGCCCAAGGTCGACGACCGCTGGTTGTATGCCTTCGCGGAGGGTTTTTATGCACTCGCTGCCCGCCACCGCGTCGCCCTGGTCGGCGGCGACACCACGCGTGGCCCGCTCTGTATCACCGTGCAAGCGCTCGGTTGGGTACCAGAGGGCGAGGCGCTGCGTCGCACTGGCGCAAGGCCGGGCGACGACATTTATGTCACCGGCACGCTTGGCGATGCTGGCCTCGGGCTTGCCGTGGTGCAATCGCGCATACAGGTCGATCCGGCGCACCGCGAGGCCCTGCTGGCACGCCTTAACCGCCCCGAGCCTCGCATCGAGACCGGGTTGGCCCTGCGCGGGCTGGCCAGTGCGGCGATCGATATCTCGGACGGACTGGCGGCCGACCTCGGGCATCTGCTTGAGGCCAGCGGCGTTGGCGCACGAGTCGAGCTTGATCGACTGCCGCGTAGCGATGCCGTACGCCTGGCCGATCCGCACGGTCGCTTGGCGCTGACCGCCGGCGACGACTACGAGCTGGCCTTCACGCTACCGCCCGGTTGCGAAGCGGATCTGGCTCGATACGCCGAGCGATTACCGCCATACACGCGGATTGGTCGGGTCGAAGCGGTACCAGGTCTGCGTTTGATCGACGCTCAGGGCAACCCATTCGCCTTCAGCCACCGTGGTTACGATCACTTTCGGGAGTCTTGA
- a CDS encoding phosphatidylglycerophosphatase A family protein — protein MRPFEHPPVRTVFGHPAHFLAFGFGSGLSPVAPGTAGTLVAIPLYLLLAPLPLYAYVLITLLAMVAGFWICGRSSAMLGVHDHRGIVWDEIVGYFITMAAAPRGWIWVTAGFVLFRIFDVLKPWPANWADRQLHGGVGIVMDDVFAGLYALIVMQLVVHAGWLPV, from the coding sequence ATGCGTCCTTTCGAACATCCGCCCGTGCGTACCGTCTTCGGTCATCCAGCGCACTTTCTTGCCTTCGGGTTTGGTTCCGGCCTGTCGCCGGTGGCGCCGGGGACGGCAGGGACGTTGGTGGCGATACCGCTGTATCTGCTGCTGGCGCCGCTGCCCCTTTATGCTTATGTTCTGATCACGCTGCTGGCTATGGTTGCGGGGTTCTGGATTTGCGGGCGGTCTTCCGCGATGCTGGGTGTACACGATCATCGCGGTATTGTCTGGGACGAGATTGTGGGTTACTTCATCACCATGGCTGCAGCCCCACGCGGCTGGATTTGGGTGACCGCTGGTTTTGTCTTATTCCGTATCTTCGACGTGCTCAAACCCTGGCCGGCCAACTGGGCAGACCGCCAGCTGCACGGGGGCGTTGGTATCGTCATGGACGATGTGTTCGCCGGCCTTTACGCGCTCATCGTGATGCAGCTCGTGGTCCACGCAGGTTGGCTCCCGGTCTGA
- the gltX gene encoding glutamate--tRNA ligase, producing the protein MTVRTRFAPSPTGYLHIGGARTALFSWLHARKHGGVFVLRIEDTDLERSNAESVNAILEGMAWLGLEYDEGPFYQTQRFDRYKEVVDRLLAAGNAYHCYCSREELDEMREAQRARGEKPRYDGRCRHRDAPREGVNPVVRFRNPDEGKVIVDDLIHGPIVFDNTELDDLIIARSDGTPTYNLTVVVDDMDMAITHVVRGDDHINNTPRQINILRALGATIPQYAHVAMILGEDGKKLSKRTGAASVMEYRDMGLLPEVVLNYLVRLGWSHGDQEVFSLDEMIELFDLNAVNKAASALNHQKLLWLNQHYFKNSPPEHVARHLGWHLGQRGVDPSDGPALEGVVVALRERCKTLVEMADGSVIFYRDFDTYDAKAASKNLTAATEPALRALREALVGLLVWDAAAINACVEAVAQALELGMGKVAQPLRVACTGGSVSPPIDQTLVLLGRDRTLNGIDRALRYIAENQA; encoded by the coding sequence ATGACCGTTCGCACCCGCTTTGCCCCCAGCCCCACCGGCTATCTGCACATTGGCGGCGCGCGTACCGCGCTGTTTTCCTGGTTACATGCCCGCAAGCATGGCGGTGTCTTCGTGCTGCGCATCGAGGACACCGACCTGGAGCGATCAAATGCCGAGTCGGTCAACGCTATCCTCGAAGGTATGGCTTGGCTGGGGCTGGAATACGATGAGGGCCCGTTCTACCAGACCCAGCGCTTCGACCGCTATAAGGAGGTGGTAGACCGCCTGCTGGCGGCCGGGAACGCTTACCACTGCTACTGCAGTCGCGAGGAGCTGGACGAGATGCGCGAGGCGCAGCGCGCACGCGGCGAGAAGCCGCGCTACGACGGGCGCTGCCGGCACCGCGATGCGCCACGCGAGGGCGTCAACCCGGTCGTGCGCTTTCGCAATCCGGACGAGGGCAAGGTGATCGTCGACGATCTGATCCATGGCCCCATCGTGTTTGACAACACGGAGCTCGACGACCTCATCATCGCGCGTTCGGATGGCACGCCGACCTACAATCTCACCGTGGTGGTCGACGACATGGATATGGCGATCACCCATGTTGTGCGCGGCGACGATCACATCAACAACACGCCACGGCAGATCAACATCCTGCGCGCGCTGGGCGCGACGATCCCGCAATATGCCCACGTCGCCATGATCCTCGGTGAAGACGGCAAGAAACTATCCAAGCGTACGGGCGCGGCCAGCGTAATGGAGTACCGTGATATGGGGCTGCTGCCAGAGGTGGTGCTCAATTACCTCGTCCGGCTAGGCTGGTCGCACGGCGATCAGGAGGTCTTCTCGCTCGACGAGATGATCGAGTTGTTCGACCTGAACGCGGTGAATAAGGCCGCCTCGGCGCTGAACCACCAGAAGCTGCTGTGGCTGAATCAGCACTACTTCAAAAACAGCCCGCCGGAACACGTTGCGCGGCACCTGGGGTGGCACCTCGGCCAACGCGGTGTCGATCCGAGCGATGGGCCGGCGCTCGAGGGGGTGGTTGTGGCCCTGCGCGAGCGTTGCAAGACGCTGGTGGAAATGGCCGACGGCAGCGTGATCTTCTATCGCGATTTCGACACCTACGATGCCAAGGCCGCGTCCAAAAATCTGACCGCTGCAACCGAACCGGCACTCAGGGCATTGCGCGAGGCGCTGGTCGGGTTATTGGTATGGGACGCGGCAGCCATCAATGCTTGTGTCGAGGCCGTGGCACAAGCGCTTGAACTCGGTATGGGCAAGGTGGCGCAACCCTTACGGGTAGCCTGCACCGGCGGTAGCGTTTCCCCGCCCATCGATCAGACACTGGTATTGCTCGGGCGTGACCGCACACTGAATGGTATCGACCGCGCGCTTCGCTATATTGCGGAAAATCAGGCTTGA